The Desulfoscipio gibsoniae DSM 7213 genome contains a region encoding:
- a CDS encoding spore germination protein, giving the protein MKRYNRYAKNIANKKKNHSTQLPSQAQKRNIFSTIDENFGFLHSILGDGLGLVEGKYDVLEGQAQVGVAYIEGITDIKLISNQVIEPLLKGKIDAKIGFDGILLLMQSKFISIPNIKRTDQMEQVVDSLLNGNTVLFIDHLDTALIIGTRKVEKRAIEKPENEVTVFASKDSFIEDLETNCTMIIRRLPTPDLHIETFTVGVLSHTKVKLLWFEGLANTKAVEEARRRIKNIDIDTVYGIGALAELIEDAPWSVFPKYRQSQRPDIIAKSLIDGQFAILCSNSPFALAAPISFWDHFKTMDDYVERSLVSSFLRMARFIAFILSIQIAPVYLAFVAYNHSIVPPPLALNIANGREGVPFPSVVELLILTFAITLIREASMRVSGSVGFFIGVLSAIVIGTAAVDAGYVSASVIIVAAIAAISSFAISTTTLIYPARLINYFLILLAGGFGLFGVINGTVIIFWHLASLESFGVPYLYPFVPFDLEGMKDTFIRAPYSVLKKRCKKLIRC; this is encoded by the coding sequence ATGAAAAGATATAATAGATACGCAAAAAACATAGCAAATAAAAAAAAGAACCATTCAACACAACTGCCTTCTCAAGCCCAAAAGAGGAATATTTTTTCCACCATTGATGAAAACTTCGGATTTTTACATAGCATTCTAGGGGACGGGTTAGGTCTGGTTGAAGGAAAATATGATGTTTTAGAGGGTCAAGCACAGGTCGGAGTAGCTTATATAGAAGGTATTACTGACATAAAACTGATCAGCAATCAGGTAATTGAACCTCTTCTTAAGGGAAAGATTGATGCAAAGATCGGTTTTGATGGCATCCTTTTGCTGATGCAGTCAAAATTTATATCTATACCCAATATAAAGAGAACCGATCAAATGGAGCAGGTTGTAGATAGTCTTTTAAATGGAAACACAGTGCTTTTTATTGATCATCTGGATACTGCTCTTATTATTGGAACCCGTAAGGTAGAAAAACGCGCCATAGAAAAACCTGAAAATGAAGTTACAGTTTTTGCAAGTAAAGATTCCTTTATCGAAGACCTGGAAACAAATTGCACTATGATCATTAGAAGACTTCCAACGCCGGATTTGCACATCGAAACTTTTACTGTAGGCGTACTTTCACATACAAAAGTAAAATTGTTATGGTTTGAAGGCCTGGCAAATACAAAAGCAGTTGAGGAAGCCAGACGGCGGATTAAAAATATAGATATAGATACTGTATATGGAATAGGCGCTTTAGCCGAGCTGATCGAAGATGCTCCATGGTCTGTATTCCCCAAATACAGACAGTCTCAGCGTCCTGATATCATAGCCAAAAGCTTGATTGACGGGCAATTTGCCATATTATGCAGCAACAGTCCCTTTGCGCTTGCAGCGCCAATATCATTTTGGGATCATTTTAAAACTATGGATGATTACGTAGAAAGATCCCTTGTTTCTTCTTTTTTAAGAATGGCACGTTTTATAGCTTTTATATTATCGATCCAAATTGCCCCTGTATATCTGGCCTTCGTAGCCTATAATCATTCTATTGTACCTCCACCCCTGGCCTTGAACATAGCAAATGGAAGAGAGGGCGTACCCTTTCCGTCTGTTGTGGAGCTGCTTATCTTGACCTTTGCAATAACTCTGATCCGCGAAGCGTCAATGCGTGTTTCGGGGTCGGTAGGTTTCTTTATCGGGGTGCTGTCAGCTATAGTCATTGGAACAGCGGCTGTTGATGCAGGTTATGTAAGCGCATCTGTTATTATCGTGGCAGCTATTGCAGCAATATCATCCTTTGCCATTTCCACCACCACACTAATCTACCCGGCAAGGCTTATTAATTATTTTCTAATTCTACTGGCCGGCGGATTTGGATTGTTCGGAGTAATAAACGGCACTGTGATTATTTTCTGGCATCTGGCATCTCTGGAATCTTTTGGGGTTCCTTACCTTTATCCTTTTGTACCCTTTGACCTTGAAGGAATGAAAGATACTTTTATTCGTGCCCCATACAGCGTCTTAAAAAAACGTTGTAAAAAATTGATCAGATGCTAG
- a CDS encoding GMC family oxidoreductase N-terminal domain-containing protein, giving the protein MTYAADVIIIGAGGGGSVVAKELGEKGVKVLLLEAGTWYGNKKWPNPNQEHGAVCDSNPENLSHEILNRKFTGYEGDMNDFVSGKFRWGPADRNRYPWFRYIPQGGFAWQISGVGGTTLNYLGNSPRAFPSAVDDVWPISYREMIPYYEKVEATLPVSPAPMTAKEELFFHGAQKAGWSLLKTLNVTSPGYRPQPNAILPTDLNINDPYFQFEENTEGCTLCGSCINGCHIGPTVEKIAKRSTLVSYIPLALKTGNVMVRPNTFVIKILTEKDESDGLKAIGVQYRDTWTGETGELRAKVVVMAAGGIETPRLWLNSKLPNNSWIGKGLTSHWSDTVSGIFDEQILMNILGVPNIKPYVGPNSAARFDYPGVGAIQGFGSSPGLLSTLLYAFSKNGYNFLRKTDSEEPWDVRGRVVGRELKELMMEYPRTLSVLIFTDDEVNKKSGITLDPVLKDEHGSIPVIKYYPSKRDKQKRDKLAVIATNILKKAGAKKIIRTDCSPYLFAHLESTMRMGYVTDSNCEAFQVKRLFIADNSVLYNSLGGPNPTLTTQALATRTAEKLTQKYFC; this is encoded by the coding sequence ATGACATATGCTGCCGACGTTATCATAATTGGAGCGGGTGGAGGAGGTTCTGTTGTTGCCAAAGAACTTGGTGAAAAGGGAGTAAAAGTACTATTGCTTGAAGCAGGAACATGGTATGGAAATAAAAAATGGCCCAATCCAAACCAGGAACATGGTGCCGTATGCGATTCCAATCCTGAAAACTTAAGTCATGAGATTTTAAATAGAAAATTTACAGGTTATGAAGGTGACATGAACGACTTTGTATCAGGTAAATTTCGATGGGGGCCTGCAGATAGAAATCGGTATCCCTGGTTTAGATACATTCCCCAGGGAGGTTTTGCCTGGCAGATTTCCGGCGTAGGCGGGACTACACTTAACTACCTTGGAAATTCTCCACGGGCGTTTCCGTCAGCAGTGGATGACGTTTGGCCCATTTCCTATCGGGAAATGATTCCATACTATGAGAAAGTTGAAGCAACACTTCCGGTTTCCCCCGCACCAATGACGGCAAAAGAAGAGCTATTTTTTCATGGTGCCCAAAAAGCCGGATGGTCCCTTTTAAAAACCCTTAATGTAACAAGTCCGGGTTATCGCCCCCAGCCTAATGCAATTTTACCTACGGATCTTAATATAAACGATCCGTATTTTCAATTTGAAGAAAACACTGAAGGTTGCACTCTATGCGGCAGCTGTATCAACGGATGTCACATTGGTCCCACGGTTGAAAAAATAGCCAAACGTTCAACATTGGTGAGTTATATTCCCCTTGCTCTTAAAACGGGAAATGTAATGGTTAGGCCAAACACATTTGTTATCAAGATATTAACAGAAAAAGATGAAAGTGACGGTCTTAAGGCTATAGGTGTCCAATATAGAGATACCTGGACAGGAGAAACAGGTGAACTTAGGGCAAAAGTTGTAGTTATGGCAGCAGGCGGTATAGAAACCCCCCGGCTTTGGTTAAATTCAAAACTACCAAATAATTCGTGGATTGGGAAAGGATTAACAAGCCATTGGTCTGACACCGTCTCCGGTATATTTGACGAGCAAATCTTGATGAACATATTAGGTGTTCCTAACATAAAACCATATGTCGGGCCAAATTCAGCAGCTAGATTTGATTACCCGGGAGTTGGAGCGATTCAGGGATTTGGTTCAAGTCCGGGATTATTATCTACCTTACTTTACGCATTTAGTAAAAATGGTTACAACTTTTTACGCAAAACCGATTCGGAAGAACCTTGGGATGTTAGGGGAAGAGTAGTAGGCCGGGAACTTAAAGAATTAATGATGGAATATCCAAGAACTTTAAGTGTTTTAATATTTACTGATGATGAAGTTAATAAGAAAAGTGGAATTACTCTTGATCCCGTTCTAAAGGATGAGCATGGTTCGATACCTGTAATTAAGTATTATCCAAGCAAAAGGGATAAACAAAAGAGGGATAAACTAGCTGTTATTGCAACAAATATCCTCAAGAAAGCGGGAGCTAAAAAAATTATACGTACCGATTGCTCACCTTACTTATTTGCTCATTTAGAAAGTACAATGCGTATGGGTTATGTTACCGATTCAAATTGTGAAGCTTTTCAAGTTAAAAGGTTATTTATAGCAGATAACAGCGTACTCTATAATAGCTTGGGAGGGCCAAATCCTACTCTTACAACCCAAGCTTTAGCAACACGTACAGCGGAAAAATTAACTCAAAAATATTTTTGTTGA
- a CDS encoding MalY/PatB family protein, translated as MLYNFDDIINRKNTNSMKWDNIKLFGRDDLINMWVADMDFPCPEPVVKALKERAEYPVYGYSFPPDSLYEAIVERLDRNFGWEIKKEWIVFTAGVVNGLYSAVRAFTYPGDEVVVQPPVYYPFFNAIKDNGCQVLHNHLAFDGERYTMDFNKLEELFKPITSFPVRMPRIKMLILCSPHNPVGRVWSKEELTALGEICIKNNCMLISDEIHGELMVGDVKHTVTATISQELEQQSITFMSASKTFNLAGLATSFAVIPNDHWRREFIKSRAGYNSGNFFGFTALEAAFRYGDEYLSQLLLYLRANVKFFTDYINNKIPRLKVIKPEGTYLAWVDMRNLGMNTLELQDFIRSKARLALDDGYAFGPGGEGFQRFNLACPRIILQQALERLEQAVEEL; from the coding sequence ATGCTATATAATTTTGATGATATTATTAATAGAAAAAATACCAATAGTATGAAATGGGACAATATTAAGCTATTTGGCAGAGATGATTTAATCAATATGTGGGTGGCAGATATGGATTTTCCCTGTCCGGAACCGGTAGTTAAGGCCCTTAAAGAACGGGCTGAATACCCTGTCTACGGCTATTCTTTTCCACCAGATTCGTTATATGAAGCCATAGTTGAAAGGCTGGATAGAAACTTCGGCTGGGAAATAAAAAAAGAGTGGATAGTGTTTACGGCCGGGGTGGTTAATGGATTATATTCAGCAGTTAGGGCTTTTACTTATCCCGGCGATGAGGTGGTAGTGCAGCCACCGGTATATTATCCATTTTTTAATGCAATCAAAGACAATGGTTGCCAGGTTCTGCATAACCATTTGGCTTTTGACGGTGAGCGGTATACCATGGATTTTAACAAACTGGAAGAGCTTTTTAAACCTATCACATCATTTCCGGTACGTATGCCCCGGATTAAGATGCTTATTTTATGCAGTCCGCATAACCCGGTGGGGAGAGTATGGTCAAAGGAAGAACTAACTGCTTTGGGGGAAATTTGCATAAAAAATAACTGTATGCTTATATCTGATGAAATTCATGGTGAATTAATGGTTGGTGATGTTAAACATACGGTTACAGCTACAATATCCCAGGAGCTTGAACAGCAAAGCATAACGTTTATGTCTGCCAGTAAAACATTTAATTTAGCTGGTTTGGCCACTTCTTTTGCTGTTATTCCCAATGATCATTGGCGCAGGGAGTTTATTAAGTCCAGAGCCGGCTATAACAGTGGCAATTTCTTTGGATTTACTGCTTTGGAGGCTGCCTTCCGCTATGGTGATGAATACCTTAGCCAGTTACTGCTATATTTAAGGGCTAATGTCAAATTCTTTACCGATTATATTAATAATAAAATTCCCAGGCTTAAAGTGATTAAACCGGAAGGAACCTATCTTGCGTGGGTTGATATGAGAAATTTAGGTATGAATACTCTTGAGCTGCAAGATTTTATTCGTAGTAAGGCCCGCTTAGCACTGGATGACGGGTACGCCTTCGGGCCCGGTGGCGAGGGTTTTCAGAGGTTTAACCTGGCCTGCCCCCGTATTATACTGCAACAAGCGCTGGAGAGATTGGAACAGGCCGTTGAAGAGTTATAA
- a CDS encoding DUF3231 family protein, giving the protein MATSTELKETIGISREIVNDTRLNASEIGVLWNTYMESSIYSCMFKHFLSNVQDKDIRLLLESAVDVTNKMVSWIIETFNKEGLSIPIGYTTEDINTKAPRLYSDPFYLYFLNHKTKAGIATQGLALTTSVRPDVREFYTRCCSSIIELYQKTVDLLLSKGLYIRPPYITTPKTTDFVKKKNFLAGYLVHEKRPLLAVEISSLFHGIIMISLGKEVLIGFRQVAESKKVRHYMDKGIDLANRFLNMYIPILSQEDIPVPMSWDTSVTDSTVSPFSDKLMMAKSLYMSAVVIANCGTAISTNLRHDLLPGYTRTMMDTADHTEDGVNIMIENGWLEEPPRVIDREDLINSKH; this is encoded by the coding sequence TTGGCAACTAGCACAGAATTAAAAGAAACAATTGGTATCAGCAGGGAAATTGTTAATGATACGAGGCTTAACGCATCTGAAATTGGAGTCCTTTGGAACACTTATATGGAATCTAGTATATATAGCTGCATGTTCAAGCATTTTTTAAGCAACGTACAGGATAAGGATATTCGTTTATTATTGGAATCTGCTGTGGATGTAACAAATAAAATGGTTTCTTGGATAATAGAAACCTTCAATAAAGAAGGGCTTTCAATTCCTATTGGGTATACGACTGAAGATATTAATACAAAAGCTCCCCGTCTCTATTCAGACCCGTTTTACCTGTATTTCCTTAACCATAAAACTAAGGCGGGAATTGCTACACAAGGTTTGGCTCTAACTACCTCAGTACGTCCTGATGTAAGGGAGTTTTACACCCGTTGTTGTTCTTCAATAATAGAATTATATCAAAAAACAGTGGACTTATTGCTCTCCAAAGGGCTTTATATACGCCCTCCTTATATTACAACGCCTAAAACCACCGATTTTGTCAAGAAAAAAAATTTTCTGGCAGGGTATTTGGTGCATGAAAAAAGACCTTTACTGGCAGTGGAGATATCATCGCTTTTCCATGGAATAATCATGATCAGCTTAGGCAAAGAAGTTTTGATTGGTTTTAGACAAGTAGCGGAATCAAAAAAAGTACGCCATTATATGGACAAAGGGATAGATTTAGCAAACAGGTTTTTGAATATGTATATCCCAATTTTAAGTCAAGAGGATATCCCTGTGCCGATGAGTTGGGATACGTCTGTCACCGATTCAACAGTTTCTCCGTTTTCGGACAAATTAATGATGGCTAAATCACTTTATATGAGTGCAGTTGTAATAGCCAACTGTGGCACAGCAATATCAACAAATTTAAGACACGATTTACTTCCCGGTTATACCCGTACTATGATGGATACTGCGGATCATACTGAAGATGGCGTAAATATAATGATAGAAAACGGTTGGCTTGAAGAGCCGCCAAGAGTTATTGATAGAGAGGATTTAATTAATTCAAAACATTAA
- a CDS encoding GerAB/ArcD/ProY family transporter — MPQNIQLTREQVIFLSFLGAIGNIVYIHTWIDDYTDRAAWVAGLLGILFVIPFAVWIFYLGKFQPQSTVFDILERGLGKFPNMAIIVIFILLNITIAVAHLNMFTQMINAFFLRATPPWIIMLILILICVMFAYGEIKVFGRLVEILAAFGIVNYFAAFIFAPKLFHIEYVIPVFNTSLTGFIKGTIFMLGGAAEVLLIFMVIVRNIPDSGKHYMWVVKGIALSSIIFSFAIMIIIGIMSPELAKRIAFGGVNAAKLIQVGKFLQGLEIFIFGTYQIIAIGKITVSMYCAWTSVKKIFNKKPLLQLIIIALMILIPSIWLMSYNKAYFLAVFLASYIILPFSVLTLLLASVSVLITNKRAGSATK; from the coding sequence ATGCCACAAAATATCCAGCTCACCAGGGAGCAAGTTATCTTTTTGTCTTTTCTCGGTGCTATAGGAAATATAGTATATATTCATACATGGATTGATGACTACACAGATAGAGCTGCTTGGGTCGCAGGCTTATTAGGAATTTTATTCGTAATACCTTTTGCGGTGTGGATTTTTTACTTAGGGAAGTTTCAACCGCAAAGCACGGTTTTTGATATATTAGAAAGAGGTCTGGGTAAATTTCCAAACATGGCTATTATTGTAATATTCATTCTATTAAATATTACAATTGCTGTTGCACATTTAAACATGTTTACGCAAATGATTAACGCATTCTTTTTGCGTGCTACGCCGCCCTGGATTATTATGTTGATTTTAATATTGATTTGTGTAATGTTTGCATATGGCGAAATCAAGGTCTTTGGAAGATTGGTTGAGATACTGGCTGCATTCGGTATTGTCAATTATTTTGCCGCGTTCATCTTTGCTCCTAAATTATTTCATATTGAATATGTGATTCCTGTCTTTAATACATCATTAACCGGATTTATCAAGGGAACCATATTCATGTTAGGAGGGGCGGCCGAAGTATTGCTGATTTTTATGGTCATAGTGCGTAACATACCAGACTCGGGCAAGCATTATATGTGGGTTGTCAAGGGAATAGCATTAAGTTCGATTATCTTTTCTTTTGCCATAATGATTATTATAGGGATAATGAGTCCTGAGCTTGCCAAACGGATCGCATTTGGGGGAGTTAATGCAGCCAAGCTTATCCAGGTAGGAAAATTTCTACAAGGTTTAGAAATATTCATTTTTGGGACTTACCAAATTATTGCCATTGGCAAGATTACTGTGAGCATGTATTGTGCATGGACATCTGTAAAAAAAATATTTAACAAAAAACCCTTATTACAGTTGATTATCATAGCCCTGATGATATTGATACCTTCAATCTGGCTAATGTCATATAATAAGGCATATTTTCTGGCCGTATTTTTGGCAAGTTATATTATCTTGCCCTTTTCCGTATTGACCTTACTGCTTGCTTCTGTTAGCGTTCTGATAACAAATAAAAGGGCTGGAAGTGCTACAAAATGA
- the ilvD gene encoding dihydroxy-acid dehydratase, with the protein MNSDAVTQSAPQRALFHALGLTDEEMERPLIGIVSSQSDIVPGHMNLDKIVEAVKLGVAMAGGTPLVFPAIAVCDGLAMGHQGMKYSLVTRELIADSTEAVVLAHAFDALVMVPNCDKSVPGLLMAAARLNIPTIFISGGPMLAGKVDGRKISFTSVTEAVGAFHAGKITKEKLLEFEKKACPTCGSCSGMYTANSMNCLTEVLGMALPGNGTIPAVYSERIQLAKHTGMQIMELFKRDIRPRDILTEDAFKNALTMDMALGCSTNSMLHLPAIAHECGIELNLDIANEISDKMPNLCHLAPAGHTYMEELNEAGGICAVMNEINKLSLLKTNLITCTGKSVAENMTGCVNKNTEVIRPVENPYSKTGGIAVLKGNLAPDSCVVKRSAVAPEMLKHEGPAKVFDCEEDALQAINSGKIVAGDVVVIRYEGPKGGPGMREMLNPTSAIMGRGLGESVALITDGRFSGATRGAAIGHVSPEAAVGGNIALIANGDIIQIDIMANKINFVISDTDLKKRREKWMPRKPKITTGYLSRYAALVTSGNRGAILETQKQ; encoded by the coding sequence ATGAATAGCGATGCAGTAACCCAAAGTGCACCGCAACGCGCATTGTTTCATGCGCTGGGTTTGACAGATGAGGAAATGGAAAGGCCATTAATCGGCATTGTCAGCTCCCAAAGCGATATCGTTCCGGGACATATGAATCTGGATAAAATCGTGGAAGCGGTAAAGCTGGGTGTGGCAATGGCTGGAGGTACTCCGCTTGTCTTCCCCGCGATTGCTGTATGTGACGGCCTTGCCATGGGACATCAGGGAATGAAGTATTCACTTGTGACAAGAGAATTGATTGCCGACTCTACCGAAGCCGTGGTACTGGCCCATGCCTTTGACGCTCTGGTCATGGTTCCGAACTGTGATAAAAGCGTCCCCGGATTGTTAATGGCCGCAGCGCGATTGAATATTCCAACCATATTTATCAGCGGGGGGCCAATGCTTGCAGGTAAAGTGGATGGGCGGAAAATCAGTTTTACCAGTGTTACAGAAGCGGTTGGCGCATTCCATGCAGGAAAGATCACTAAGGAGAAATTACTGGAATTTGAAAAAAAAGCCTGCCCAACCTGCGGTTCCTGTTCAGGCATGTATACAGCCAATAGCATGAACTGCCTGACAGAAGTATTGGGAATGGCGTTGCCTGGCAATGGTACGATCCCGGCGGTTTATTCAGAACGGATTCAGCTTGCCAAGCATACAGGCATGCAGATTATGGAGCTATTCAAAAGGGATATCCGACCGAGGGATATTCTGACCGAGGATGCCTTTAAAAATGCTTTGACTATGGATATGGCCTTAGGTTGCAGTACCAACAGTATGCTGCATCTTCCAGCGATTGCTCATGAATGCGGTATTGAATTAAATCTTGACATCGCAAACGAAATTAGTGACAAAATGCCGAATCTGTGCCATTTGGCCCCTGCCGGGCATACCTACATGGAAGAGCTCAATGAAGCTGGTGGCATCTGTGCGGTAATGAATGAAATCAATAAATTAAGCTTGCTTAAAACCAATTTAATAACCTGCACAGGCAAATCTGTTGCGGAAAACATGACAGGTTGCGTCAATAAGAATACGGAGGTTATACGACCTGTCGAGAACCCTTACAGCAAAACAGGCGGAATTGCTGTATTAAAAGGAAATCTGGCTCCCGATTCCTGTGTTGTCAAGCGTTCCGCCGTTGCACCCGAAATGCTCAAACATGAAGGTCCTGCCAAAGTATTTGACTGCGAGGAAGATGCCTTGCAGGCAATTAATTCCGGCAAAATTGTAGCAGGAGATGTTGTTGTGATCCGGTATGAAGGCCCGAAGGGCGGGCCGGGCATGAGGGAAATGTTAAACCCCACCTCCGCCATTATGGGACGCGGACTGGGAGAAAGCGTCGCCCTGATTACCGACGGGCGATTTAGTGGTGCAACCAGAGGCGCTGCAATCGGTCATGTTTCTCCTGAAGCTGCAGTTGGCGGCAATATCGCTTTGATAGCGAACGGAGACATCATCCAAATCGATATTATGGCAAATAAAATCAACTTCGTCATAAGTGATACCGACCTGAAAAAGCGTAGAGAAAAGTGGATGCCAAGAAAGCCCAAAATTACAACAGGGTACCTTTCCAGGTATGCTGCATTGGTTACATCAGGGAACAGAGGCGCAATCTTGGAAACTCAAAAGCAATAA
- a CDS encoding FadR/GntR family transcriptional regulator, with the protein MTTTGRSLAENVAEDILAMITIDKKFAIGDKLPNENELSAKLQVSRTTLREAIRILVAHNVLEIKRGKGTYVKNNQELNEEFGLKGLSTFKIDIKDLYEMRLIFEPQAAYYAAKRATDKEIERILYYGRLEEEQILKKEDRTEVEQAFHKSIAKATHNEFMNRLIPILYKAINKGVLLSDTNEEMVQRTLNDHRMIMEFLSKRDAEGAKTAMKLHIIHAMRGFGIIDK; encoded by the coding sequence GTGACAACAACAGGAAGAAGTCTGGCTGAAAATGTAGCGGAAGATATTCTTGCAATGATTACCATAGATAAAAAGTTCGCTATTGGAGATAAGCTCCCCAATGAAAACGAACTTTCTGCAAAATTACAGGTCAGCCGTACCACATTACGAGAAGCAATTCGTATTTTAGTGGCTCATAATGTATTAGAAATTAAACGGGGAAAAGGAACTTACGTAAAGAATAACCAAGAGTTAAACGAGGAATTTGGCTTAAAAGGACTTTCAACGTTTAAAATTGACATTAAAGATTTATATGAAATGCGTCTGATTTTTGAGCCGCAAGCAGCCTATTATGCTGCAAAACGAGCCACAGATAAAGAAATTGAGCGTATCCTGTACTATGGCAGGCTAGAAGAAGAACAGATTTTAAAAAAGGAAGATCGAACCGAGGTTGAACAGGCATTTCATAAATCAATCGCAAAGGCAACCCATAATGAGTTTATGAACCGCCTGATTCCTATCCTTTATAAAGCCATTAACAAGGGAGTCCTTTTATCTGACACAAATGAAGAAATGGTTCAGAGAACCTTAAATGACCACCGGATGATCATGGAGTTTTTATCAAAACGAGATGCTGAAGGGGCGAAAACTGCCATGAAATTGCATATCATACATGCAATGAGAGGCTTTGGCATTATAGATAAATAA
- a CDS encoding Uma2 family endonuclease has product MSITLSDKIYTIEDYMKLDDGNRYELIGGKLIMAPRPSYKHQRTAGKIYTRFENFLEKNPIGEAVQEVDVHLGIEVIAPDVLFIAKDRLDIVGELYIQAAPDLVVEIISPSTASIDRKKKSKLYFIHGVKEYWMVDPDQRLVEVLIAGEKEWRWAGVFDQEDVLTTDLLPGLEISLSEVF; this is encoded by the coding sequence ATGTCAATAACTTTATCAGACAAGATTTATACCATTGAAGATTATATGAAGCTGGACGATGGAAACCGGTACGAACTAATTGGGGGTAAGTTAATTATGGCTCCACGACCAAGCTATAAACATCAAAGAACCGCTGGTAAAATATATACACGATTTGAAAACTTTCTCGAAAAAAACCCCATTGGCGAGGCGGTACAGGAAGTTGATGTTCATCTTGGAATTGAAGTAATTGCCCCTGATGTACTTTTTATTGCCAAAGATCGATTAGATATTGTGGGAGAGCTATATATCCAGGCTGCTCCGGATTTAGTTGTAGAAATTATATCTCCTTCCACAGCAAGTATTGATCGGAAGAAAAAAAGTAAATTATATTTTATCCACGGTGTAAAAGAATACTGGATGGTAGATCCGGACCAACGGTTAGTGGAAGTACTAATAGCCGGGGAAAAAGAGTGGCGGTGGGCCGGTGTATTTGACCAGGAGGATGTTTTAACTACGGACCTTTTACCGGGGCTGGAAATAAGCTTAAGTGAAGTGTTTTGA